The genomic interval ATGCGCGCACTCCAGATCGCGCTCGAGCTGTATAAGGGCTCGGGATCACTCGAACACGGCGAGACCGTGGCCATGGCGCTGGCCGAGCTGGAGCGCTTCGAGGAGGCTATCGATTGGCAGATCAATCTCCTGGCCGAAGCCGAAAGACAGCAGGATTCGGCGTTGACAGCCCGGCTCAGACACAACCTCGAGCGCTACCGGCAGGGCCATCCCGCTCGGATCCGCTGAATCGGCCGCTCAAGAGCCTGGAGTGGCGTGCTGGCCTCGAGCCTGGCTCAGAGCGAGGACCCGGTCGAGATAGCTCGACGCCTTTTCGTGCCCGGGGTCCAGGACGAGCGTCCGGCGGAAATGCTCGGCGGCTTTGCCGATTTGTCCCAGATTGGCGTAGAGGGTGCCGAGATCGAACCAGGCGGCCGCCAGATTGGGGCGAAGCTGAATGGCCGCTTGCAAGTGGGCGACGGCCGCTTCGCTCTGGCCCGCCACCGCCAGGTGTTTTCCGAGGTTGTAGCGCACCTCCGCGCGTTCGGGGGCGATCTCGAGCCCGCGCTCGAAGTGGCGCAGAGCCCGATCTCCCTTGCCCAGCCGGGAGAGCGCCACGCCCAGGTGCAGGTGGACCGTCGCGTTGTCGGGTGCGGTCTCGAGCAGTTTAGTGAGGGTCCTGACACCATCCTGAAATCGCCCCTGCCGAAGCAGGCCGGTAACCAGATCGAGGTGTGGGATCAGGTCCTTGGACCTGGCTGCCTCGAGGGCCTCGCTCAGCCGATCGACCCCGGAATCGCTGCCCGCGCGCACCATGGCTACCGCCTGGTAGATCTTCTCCTCGCGCGTGCTCAGGCCGCTGCGGGGCTCCAGCAGTTGCACCTCGCGCAGGTTGGGGTTGGTCTCCGGGATCGGGCGCAGGCGGTTCTGTTCGGAGTCGGGCTTCCGGCGGATCAGGTGATCGGTCATGACGGCGTGCACCACGTCCTGGGTCCGTCGCGGTTGCATGTGACAGGTGATGCAGTTGGACGGATCCTCGCCGTGCGCGTTTTTCGGCTCGAGGCCACAAGCGTCGATCTCATGGCATTCCAGGCACGCGGCGCGATAGTGAGCCTGTGCCTCTTCGGGCGGGACCTTGCGATGCGGGTCGTGGCAGTTGAGACAGCTCAGCTTCCCTTTGCTCTCGACATAGCAGCGGCTCTGGCGCAAGCGGTAGGGGTGATGGTTGATCTCGAATCGTCTTGAAGCCGGCCGCTCTTCCACCGGATCGAGATGCACCAGGTAGTCGGACAGCGATTCACCGGGGCGAAACGAATAGTCGGGCCGATCGAACCTGCGAATCGGACTGATCGCCACCGAGGCCTGCAAGTGACACTGCATGCAGACGTCGTCGCGCAGCTTGGGCTCGAGCCGCGCCGGGTTGAGGATGGCGGCGGCCACGGCCTCGACCGGTGCGACGTCGAAGGCCAGTTCGGTGTGTTCCGCTCCCGGGCCGTGACAGCGCTGGCAGCCGAGGCCTTCGGGGAGCTCGGCCGGAAAGAGCGGCGGCTCGCCGTGCAGGTCGCTGGCCTCGGGGACGTCGGGGAAGGAGTTGTGGCAGAACATGCAGTCGCGAGAAACCGCCCGCGAGAAGCCCTTGTGGTCGGGTTTATCGTAACCGGGCGCCATCTGCCAGCTACCCGGTTGGCTGTACCAGGAGATCGGGGCCAGGAAGAGCTCTCCGGCATCGGTCCGGTAGACGTAGCTGCGAGCCCGCGATCCCGAGCCCAGAATCCAGTCGATCTCTTGTTCGAGGACATGGATCTGCCGGCCTTCGCCATCGAGCTGATAGCGCTTGAAGACCAGCCGGCCGTCCTCGTAGGTCATCTCGTAGTGACGCTGCGAGGGTTCGTGAAAGAGGCGGTTGTTGTCGAAGTCTTCGATCATGCGGTCGACTCGCGGCCGGTAAAAGGCCCGCGACATGCCAACGCTCTTGTAGCTTTCGAACAGTTCGCGGTGGCAGGTCGCACAGATCTTGTCCTCGACGTATCCCGCCGCCGCACCCGAGGTAGCCGAGATGCCGGGCATGCCGCTGGAACCGGCTTTCTGAGCCGCTTCGTTCCGGGCGGCACTGGACTCGGCCTGAGGCTCGAAGCTGGCGATCAGCACGAGACAGCCGAGAGCAACAACCGAAACCCACCTCATGGGCCTGCCGTCCCACCAAGACATGTTGTGAATGTTACTTGAGCGGAGCGCGGTGTCGCGAAAGCGCCTATCGTTGCTGAGGCTCCCTGGACTGCTCTTCCGTGATCGTCAAGAGCTGATTCGAAGCGATGGGGCCGGGCACGGTCTGGCGCGCGCCGGACGGCCAGAGGATCTCGATCGCGTCGACTTTGTCGGCGTCACCGAGCCCGAAGTAAAGCGGCAGCAGACTGTGTGAGAGGTAGCCGGAGTTACCGGTGTACACGTTGGAGTAGCTGGTGTCTCCGGTTCGGACGGTCACGGTCGAGCCGAGTCCGTCCCGGTTAGAAGGACCGCCGACCAGAGCCACCTTGAGGTATCGGATCGGATGGCGATCGGAGAGATCGCTCATGAGGACCATGGGCTCGGAGCCAGAGTCGTTGGTGACGATATCGAGATCGCCGTCGCCTTCGAGATCGAAGATCAGCGAGGAGCGGCTGCCGAGGGCCCCCCAGACTTCGTGTTTCCCCTCGCGGTCTTTGCACAGGAAGTGGTCGCGATCGCCTTCGGAGCAGTCGAGATCGAACCAGGGTTTGGCGTTGATGCCGCCTCTTCGCGGCTCGGCGCCGAGAATGAACTCACTATCTCGAAAACGCTCGCCCGCCTCGTTGAGCAGGATCGAGTTGACGCCGTAGCGCCAGCCGTAATTCATGCTGGCGGCGATGAAGACGTCCTCGAAACCGTCGGCGTTGAGGTCGCCGCTGCTCAGTCCCCACGGCCAGTAGTTCTCCGCGTTTATACGATTGGAGATCTCTTCGAAGCGGCCATCCCCGATATTGCGAAAGAAGGCGTTGCCGCGCACGTGGTTGCCGTCGCTTCCCAGAATCTGGAGTGCCGGCATTTCGTCTTGCGGAAGCTTGCTCTTCTCTTCTTCGGGGGCGAACTTGCGCACCATGTCGGTGTGCATGTCGGTCAGGTAGACGTCCATTCGGCCGTCGCGATCGAAGTCGAATACCTGGATGCCCATGGTGCCGTAGGGTGTCGCCGGAA from bacterium carries:
- a CDS encoding tetratricopeptide repeat protein, with amino-acid sequence MRWVSVVALGCLVLIASFEPQAESSAARNEAAQKAGSSGMPGISATSGAAAGYVEDKICATCHRELFESYKSVGMSRAFYRPRVDRMIEDFDNNRLFHEPSQRHYEMTYEDGRLVFKRYQLDGEGRQIHVLEQEIDWILGSGSRARSYVYRTDAGELFLAPISWYSQPGSWQMAPGYDKPDHKGFSRAVSRDCMFCHNSFPDVPEASDLHGEPPLFPAELPEGLGCQRCHGPGAEHTELAFDVAPVEAVAAAILNPARLEPKLRDDVCMQCHLQASVAISPIRRFDRPDYSFRPGESLSDYLVHLDPVEERPASRRFEINHHPYRLRQSRCYVESKGKLSCLNCHDPHRKVPPEEAQAHYRAACLECHEIDACGLEPKNAHGEDPSNCITCHMQPRRTQDVVHAVMTDHLIRRKPDSEQNRLRPIPETNPNLREVQLLEPRSGLSTREEKIYQAVAMVRAGSDSGVDRLSEALEAARSKDLIPHLDLVTGLLRQGRFQDGVRTLTKLLETAPDNATVHLHLGVALSRLGKGDRALRHFERGLEIAPERAEVRYNLGKHLAVAGQSEAAVAHLQAAIQLRPNLAAAWFDLGTLYANLGQIGKAAEHFRRTLVLDPGHEKASSYLDRVLALSQARGQHATPGS